Proteins from a single region of Bogoriella caseilytica:
- a CDS encoding glycoside hydrolase family 13 protein — MSTPLSPTAEGVLHVQRPEHQQWWRQAVIYQIYPRSFADGDGDGMGDLPGITSRMEHLADLGVDALWLSPFYRSPQKDAGYDVADYRDIDPRFGSLADADAMLARANELGLKVIVDLVPNHTSDEHAWFREALAAGPGSAERERYMFREGRGEDGAQPPNNWESVFGGPAWTRVRERADAPGSAWAEDGQWYLNLFDSSQPDLNWQNPEVRAEFEDILRFWLDRGVDGFRVDVAHGMIKAEGLPDWTGRVEMVGGVDASQQESDDNPAMPPYFDQNGVHEIYRSWRQVVDRYEDRILVAEAWVDPLPRLARYVRSDEMHQAFNFAFLTTPWHAGELRSVIAESYQVNDAEEAPTTWVLSNHDVVRHASRLGFDGITDKVGPNKGIGPSDPQPDREKGLRRARAATLLMLGLPGSAYLYQGEELGLPEHTLLPSHVREDPTFQRTGGSEIGRDGCRVPIPWEAGRPAYGFSPTGASWLPQPADWAEYAADAQAGREGSTLELYRLALRVRRERQLGTATLEDHPDLASPDVVALVSKDPAGTRADVLVMTNIGAAPVDLPAGWTVLVASGPLEGAAVPTDVTVWAQRTG; from the coding sequence ATGTCCACCCCCCTCTCCCCCACCGCTGAGGGCGTTCTCCATGTCCAGCGCCCTGAGCACCAGCAGTGGTGGCGGCAAGCCGTCATCTACCAGATCTATCCGCGTTCCTTCGCCGACGGCGACGGCGACGGCATGGGGGACCTTCCCGGCATCACCTCCCGCATGGAGCACCTGGCCGATCTCGGCGTCGACGCGCTGTGGCTCTCGCCCTTCTACCGCTCGCCGCAGAAGGACGCTGGCTACGACGTCGCCGACTACCGCGACATCGACCCGCGCTTCGGCAGCCTGGCGGATGCGGATGCCATGCTGGCCCGCGCGAATGAACTCGGCCTGAAGGTCATCGTCGATCTGGTGCCGAACCACACTTCGGATGAGCACGCCTGGTTCCGCGAGGCGCTGGCCGCAGGCCCCGGATCGGCTGAGCGCGAGCGCTACATGTTCCGCGAGGGGCGCGGCGAGGACGGCGCACAGCCCCCGAACAACTGGGAGTCCGTCTTCGGCGGGCCGGCGTGGACCCGGGTGCGCGAGCGTGCCGATGCTCCCGGGTCGGCCTGGGCCGAGGACGGACAGTGGTACCTCAACCTCTTCGATTCCTCCCAGCCGGATCTGAACTGGCAGAACCCTGAGGTCAGGGCGGAGTTCGAGGACATTCTGCGCTTCTGGCTCGACCGCGGCGTCGATGGGTTCCGGGTCGACGTGGCGCACGGAATGATCAAGGCCGAGGGCCTCCCCGACTGGACCGGCCGCGTCGAGATGGTGGGCGGTGTGGACGCCTCCCAGCAGGAGAGCGACGACAACCCGGCCATGCCGCCGTACTTCGACCAGAACGGCGTGCACGAGATCTACCGGTCGTGGCGCCAGGTGGTGGACAGGTACGAGGATCGGATCCTCGTGGCCGAGGCCTGGGTGGACCCCCTACCGCGGCTGGCGCGCTACGTGCGGTCCGATGAGATGCACCAGGCCTTCAACTTCGCCTTCCTCACCACGCCGTGGCACGCCGGGGAGCTCCGCTCGGTCATCGCTGAGTCCTACCAGGTCAATGACGCCGAGGAGGCACCCACCACCTGGGTGCTCTCCAACCACGATGTGGTGCGCCACGCCTCGCGCCTCGGTTTCGATGGGATCACCGACAAGGTGGGCCCGAACAAAGGCATCGGCCCCAGCGACCCACAACCTGATCGCGAGAAGGGCCTGCGCCGAGCTCGCGCCGCGACGCTACTCATGCTCGGCCTGCCCGGTTCGGCCTATCTGTACCAGGGTGAGGAGCTCGGACTACCCGAGCACACCCTGTTGCCCTCGCATGTGCGCGAGGATCCGACCTTCCAGCGAACCGGTGGTTCGGAGATCGGCCGGGACGGCTGCCGGGTGCCGATCCCCTGGGAGGCCGGGCGACCGGCGTACGGATTCTCCCCCACCGGCGCGTCCTGGCTCCCGCAGCCCGCTGACTGGGCCGAGTACGCAGCGGATGCCCAGGCCGGTCGGGAGGGTTCGACCTTGGAGCTCTACCGGCTGGCGCTCCGAGTGCGCCGCGAGCGGCAGTTGGGCACGGCCACGCTCGAGGATCACCCCGATCTGGCCTCCCCGGACGTGGTGGCACTGGTCAGCAAGGACCCGGCCGGCACGCGCGCCGACGTCCTCGTGATGACCAACATCGGCGCTGCCCCAGTGGACCTGCCAGCCGGCTGGACCGTCCTCGTGGCCTCTGGCCCACTGGAGGGCGCAGCCGTGCCCACCGACGTCACCGTCTGGGCCCAGCGGACGGGATGA
- a CDS encoding deoxyguanosinetriphosphate triphosphohydrolase: protein MSSYDAGASGQRSLWPRPAAAYGERDVERWHHEPAKNPHRTPFERDRARLVHSSALRRLGAKTQVLGPSSDDFVRTRLTHSLEVAQVGRELGKALGCDPDVVDTACLAHDLGHPPFGHNGERALDEVSGDVGGFEGNAQTLRLLTRLEPKVVTPEGRSAGLNLTRTSLDATCKYPWRAGDGPLGSDGTPTRKYGVFAEDAEVFSWLREGAPQGRRCLEAQVMDLADDVAYSVHDVEDAIVGGRVPLHLLVSDLEQSRIVAQTRDWYDPPVSDDELGAALARILASPMWVGSYETSRADLARLKNMTSQLIGRFCRAAERATRERFGDGPLARYEADLEVPPGTLAEIVVLKGLAAFYVMAPREHEPVYLAQRTTLFDLVDALMASGPAELEPPFAADWHAAEESSRLRVVVDQVASLTDTSAQQWHARLCGMLSEAF from the coding sequence GTGAGTTCTTACGATGCCGGCGCGTCGGGCCAGCGCTCTCTGTGGCCCCGCCCGGCTGCCGCCTATGGTGAGCGCGATGTCGAACGGTGGCACCACGAGCCGGCGAAGAATCCTCATCGCACACCCTTCGAGCGCGACCGCGCGCGCCTGGTGCATTCCTCGGCCCTGCGCCGTCTGGGGGCCAAGACCCAGGTGCTCGGCCCGTCCTCGGATGACTTCGTCCGCACCCGGCTCACCCACTCGCTCGAGGTGGCCCAGGTGGGGCGCGAACTCGGCAAGGCACTCGGTTGTGACCCCGACGTGGTCGACACCGCATGCCTGGCCCATGACCTCGGCCACCCGCCCTTCGGCCACAACGGGGAACGGGCGCTCGATGAGGTCAGCGGCGATGTCGGTGGATTCGAGGGCAATGCGCAGACCCTGCGGCTGCTCACTCGCCTGGAACCCAAGGTCGTCACTCCCGAGGGGCGATCGGCAGGGTTGAACCTCACCCGTACCAGTTTGGACGCCACCTGCAAGTACCCTTGGCGCGCGGGTGATGGTCCGCTCGGCAGTGACGGAACCCCCACCCGGAAGTACGGCGTCTTCGCTGAGGACGCCGAGGTCTTCTCCTGGTTGCGGGAGGGGGCGCCGCAGGGACGGCGATGCCTGGAGGCGCAGGTCATGGACCTCGCCGACGACGTCGCCTACTCGGTGCACGATGTCGAGGACGCCATCGTCGGTGGCCGCGTGCCGCTCCACCTCCTGGTCTCCGATCTCGAGCAGTCCCGCATCGTGGCACAGACCCGCGACTGGTATGACCCCCCGGTGAGCGACGACGAGCTCGGTGCGGCCCTGGCCCGCATCCTCGCCAGCCCCATGTGGGTCGGTAGCTACGAGACCTCGCGAGCGGATCTGGCCCGTTTGAAGAACATGACCAGCCAGCTCATCGGCCGTTTCTGCCGCGCCGCGGAACGCGCCACGCGCGAGCGTTTCGGCGACGGGCCCCTGGCCCGCTACGAGGCGGACCTCGAGGTGCCGCCGGGCACACTGGCCGAGATCGTGGTGCTCAAAGGGCTCGCGGCCTTCTACGTCATGGCCCCGCGCGAGCACGAGCCGGTCTACCTGGCCCAGCGCACCACGCTGTTCGACCTCGTGGACGCGCTGATGGCGAGTGGCCCGGCCGAGCTGGAACCCCCCTTCGCCGCCGACTGGCATGCCGCCGAGGAATCCAGCCGTCTGCGCGTGGTCGTCGACCAGGTCGCCTCCCTCACGGACACCTCTGCCCAGCAGTGGCACGCACGCCTGTGCGGAATGCTCTCCGAGGCGTTCTGA
- the dnaG gene encoding DNA primase — MALIKREDIAVVRERVRIDEVVGTYVTLKPAGVGSMKGLCPFHDERTPSFHVRPQLGLWHCFGCDEGGDVISFVQRIDHLPFAEAVEHLAAQAGVPLHYEEDGKPRRAGEEPGRRQRLLEANRAAEEYFREQLATPEAAIGRRFLAERGFDRAASEHFGVGYARQGWDHLLRHLRGKGFTEAEISTSGLVSQGNRGHYDRFRGRLIWPIRDLTGATIGFGARKLYDDDPGPKYLNTPETPLYKKSQVLYGIDLSKREIAKARQVVVVEGYTDVMAAHLAGISTAVATCGTAFGSDHVRIVRRLLGDRDDAAAGVMLSTGGSHGGEVVFTFDGDAAGQKAALRAFEEDQQFAAQTFVAIQPDGLDPCDLRLRQGDGAVRDLVSTRQPLFAFAIRSVLAQVDLGTAEGRVAALRSAGPVVAQIRDRALRGEYTRSLAGWLGMDEVDVRRAVQAAERQRGRGAPADGIGPDGPGGHRQAYPSGAPQERREADPHQRGSRESFREDPVAQLERRVLEVVLQLPHFALAAGFDDIAPDTFTMPAYRGVHDAIRAAGGARAYGQQIERLGGASDAGGQAMLWWAEELRTNAVGPVAGVLTELAVAPLPEDRSEALAGYARGVVLALRRMSLTRQIADVKGELQRTEPDDPRYHELFASLMDMETRRRGLAEEA; from the coding sequence ATGGCGCTGATCAAGCGCGAGGACATCGCTGTTGTCCGCGAACGCGTGCGCATCGACGAGGTCGTGGGCACCTACGTCACGCTGAAGCCGGCGGGCGTCGGATCCATGAAGGGCCTGTGCCCCTTCCACGACGAACGCACCCCGTCCTTCCACGTCCGCCCGCAACTCGGGCTGTGGCACTGCTTCGGCTGTGACGAGGGCGGAGATGTCATCTCCTTCGTGCAGAGAATCGATCACCTCCCGTTCGCCGAGGCGGTCGAGCACCTGGCGGCCCAGGCCGGCGTGCCCCTGCACTACGAGGAGGACGGCAAGCCGCGACGAGCGGGTGAGGAACCTGGCCGCCGGCAGCGACTCCTGGAGGCCAACCGCGCGGCCGAGGAGTACTTCCGGGAGCAGCTCGCCACACCCGAAGCCGCCATCGGACGAAGATTCCTCGCCGAGCGCGGATTCGACCGCGCTGCCTCGGAGCACTTCGGCGTGGGCTACGCCCGCCAGGGATGGGACCACCTGCTGCGCCATCTGCGGGGCAAGGGCTTCACGGAGGCGGAGATCTCCACGTCGGGGCTGGTCTCTCAGGGCAACCGGGGCCACTACGACCGCTTCCGTGGCCGGCTCATCTGGCCCATCCGCGACCTCACGGGGGCCACCATCGGCTTCGGGGCGCGCAAGCTCTACGACGACGACCCCGGCCCGAAGTACCTGAACACCCCCGAGACGCCGTTGTACAAGAAGTCCCAGGTGCTCTACGGCATCGATCTGTCCAAGCGGGAGATCGCCAAGGCACGGCAGGTGGTGGTCGTCGAGGGGTACACCGACGTCATGGCCGCGCACCTGGCGGGCATCAGCACGGCGGTCGCCACGTGTGGCACCGCTTTCGGCAGCGACCATGTGCGCATCGTGCGGCGGCTGCTCGGCGATCGTGATGATGCGGCCGCCGGCGTCATGCTCTCCACCGGCGGGTCCCATGGGGGCGAGGTGGTCTTCACCTTCGATGGCGACGCCGCCGGGCAGAAGGCCGCCCTGCGTGCCTTCGAGGAGGATCAGCAATTCGCGGCGCAAACCTTCGTGGCCATCCAGCCGGACGGCCTCGATCCGTGCGACCTGCGCCTCCGCCAGGGCGACGGCGCGGTCCGCGATCTGGTGTCCACCCGGCAACCCCTGTTCGCCTTCGCCATCCGGTCGGTGCTTGCGCAGGTGGACCTGGGGACCGCCGAAGGGCGGGTCGCGGCCCTGCGCTCAGCCGGCCCGGTGGTGGCGCAGATTCGGGACCGGGCCCTGCGGGGGGAGTACACCCGCTCCCTGGCGGGATGGTTGGGGATGGACGAGGTCGACGTCCGCCGTGCGGTCCAGGCTGCCGAGCGGCAGCGCGGTCGCGGGGCACCGGCTGACGGCATCGGTCCGGACGGTCCGGGCGGGCATCGGCAGGCCTACCCCTCGGGGGCGCCGCAGGAGCGGCGCGAGGCCGACCCGCATCAGCGCGGAAGCCGGGAGAGTTTCCGCGAGGACCCGGTGGCCCAGCTCGAACGGCGCGTGCTGGAGGTCGTGCTGCAGCTTCCGCATTTCGCCCTGGCTGCCGGCTTCGACGACATCGCCCCGGACACCTTCACCATGCCCGCCTACCGGGGTGTCCACGACGCCATCCGCGCCGCCGGGGGCGCGCGCGCCTACGGCCAGCAGATCGAACGTCTCGGCGGAGCGAGCGACGCTGGAGGCCAGGCGATGCTCTGGTGGGCCGAGGAACTGCGCACCAACGCCGTGGGCCCGGTGGCCGGAGTGCTGACCGAACTGGCCGTGGCACCGCTGCCCGAGGATCGCAGTGAGGCGCTGGCCGGCTATGCGCGTGGGGTCGTGCTGGCCCTGCGGCGCATGAGCCTCACCCGGCAGATCGCCGACGTCAAGGGCGAGCTCCAGCGCACGGAGCCGGACGATCCGCGCTACCACGAGCTGTTCGCGAGCCTGATGGACATGGAGACCCGGCGGCGAGGCCTCGCCGAGGAGGCGTGA
- a CDS encoding SurA N-terminal domain-containing protein, whose translation MTRTAGRRAPRTLALTATAALAIAGLAACDDSNGDADDGAAEETTEDGTDEEGAEPPMPGADGDMPEMPEPDLDGLPDPVAEVNGSEITREEFAGVYESQFQQAAMEAMMSGQEVDEGPIRDQVLQSMIGNELLFQEAAGREYDVTEADLDAALEEVAADSGMSTEEFLAAVEEGGMDRDQVMDELRTRVQVERLIADETGDLAPSSEEVRDYYDDLVEQSEAAGSEQEIPPFEEAEEIIAQQLASEREGEAVRDIVEGLREGADVTVHI comes from the coding sequence ATGACACGTACCGCTGGCCGCCGCGCCCCGAGAACCCTTGCTCTGACCGCCACTGCCGCCTTGGCGATCGCCGGTCTTGCCGCCTGTGATGATTCCAATGGCGATGCTGACGATGGCGCTGCCGAGGAGACCACTGAGGACGGCACCGACGAGGAGGGTGCTGAGCCGCCCATGCCGGGCGCTGACGGCGACATGCCGGAGATGCCCGAGCCCGATCTCGACGGCCTGCCCGACCCGGTCGCTGAGGTCAACGGCTCGGAGATCACCCGGGAGGAGTTCGCCGGGGTCTACGAGTCACAGTTCCAGCAGGCAGCCATGGAAGCCATGATGTCGGGCCAGGAGGTGGACGAAGGCCCCATCCGGGATCAGGTGCTGCAGTCGATGATCGGCAACGAGTTGCTCTTCCAGGAAGCCGCGGGCCGCGAGTACGACGTGACCGAAGCTGATCTTGATGCCGCTCTGGAAGAGGTCGCCGCCGATAGCGGGATGAGCACTGAGGAGTTCCTCGCCGCGGTGGAAGAGGGCGGCATGGATCGCGACCAGGTGATGGACGAGCTCCGCACCCGCGTCCAGGTCGAGCGTCTCATCGCTGACGAGACCGGCGACCTTGCTCCGAGTTCCGAGGAAGTCCGTGACTACTACGACGACCTCGTCGAGCAGTCCGAGGCTGCTGGCTCCGAGCAGGAGATCCCGCCCTTCGAGGAGGCCGAGGAGATCATCGCGCAGCAGCTCGCCAGCGAACGCGAGGGCGAGGCCGTGCGGGACATCGTCGAGGGCCTGCGCGAGGGCGCAGACGTCACCGTCCACATCTGA
- the def gene encoding peptide deformylase: MAMREIRTVGDPVLRTPCDPITTVDDRVRSLVEDLLETVDEEGRAGLAANQIGVSLRAFSWNIDGDIGYVLNPRLVAVSEDEFQDDDEGCLSVPGLYYPTKRFWYARVEGTDLAGEDVVVEGEELMGRCLQHECDHLDGKLYLDRLDRGNRKKAMKAIREGL; this comes from the coding sequence ATGGCCATGCGTGAAATCCGAACCGTCGGTGACCCAGTCCTGCGCACCCCGTGCGATCCCATCACCACCGTCGACGACCGCGTGCGGTCGCTCGTGGAGGACCTCCTCGAGACCGTGGACGAAGAGGGGCGGGCCGGTCTGGCCGCGAACCAGATCGGCGTCTCGCTCCGAGCGTTCTCGTGGAACATCGACGGCGACATCGGCTACGTCCTCAACCCGCGGCTCGTGGCCGTGTCCGAAGATGAGTTCCAGGACGACGACGAGGGCTGCCTCTCCGTGCCCGGTCTCTACTACCCGACCAAGCGGTTCTGGTATGCGCGCGTCGAGGGCACGGATCTTGCCGGCGAGGACGTCGTCGTCGAGGGCGAGGAACTGATGGGCCGGTGCCTGCAGCACGAGTGTGATCACCTCGACGGCAAGCTCTACCTCGATCGCCTCGATCGCGGGAACCGCAAGAAGGCCATGAAGGCGATCCGCGAAGGGCTCTGA
- a CDS encoding L-idonate 5-dehydrogenase has protein sequence MRTVVIHGKRDLRLLERPVPEPGDGELRLRVAFAGICGSDLHYYSEGANGAFTIREPLVPGHEISATVDLDPAGEIAAGTPVAVHPAYEGDETSAWAHAPHLRPGVRYLGSASTWPHTQGGMSEYLVMPRGNVRFLPQGLSLRRAALAEPTAVALHGLAQAGDLAGRHVLVAGAGPIGLLAVAGARSGGASEVTATDIRPGPLERARAVGATETIDVTAQKLAAESFDIVLECSGAPSSVSAALRAARRGATYVQLGMLPDAAVPLNLAPIVTKELTARGAFRFHHELEDAIELLASTPSIEQVITHEFPADQALAAFEAAMDAGSSGKVVVTF, from the coding sequence ATGCGCACTGTGGTCATTCACGGCAAGCGGGACCTCCGGCTCCTCGAGCGTCCGGTTCCCGAGCCCGGCGACGGTGAGCTCCGCCTCCGGGTGGCCTTCGCAGGGATCTGCGGCTCGGACCTGCACTACTACTCCGAGGGGGCCAACGGCGCCTTCACCATCCGCGAACCGCTCGTTCCGGGGCACGAGATCTCCGCCACCGTCGACCTCGACCCGGCTGGCGAGATCGCTGCGGGCACGCCCGTGGCCGTGCACCCCGCCTATGAGGGTGATGAGACGAGTGCATGGGCCCATGCACCCCACTTGCGCCCAGGCGTGCGTTATCTCGGCTCGGCGTCCACCTGGCCGCACACCCAGGGCGGGATGAGTGAGTACCTCGTGATGCCTCGCGGGAACGTCCGCTTCCTGCCCCAGGGGCTGTCACTACGCCGAGCAGCGCTGGCCGAGCCCACTGCCGTAGCCCTGCACGGGCTCGCTCAGGCCGGTGATCTTGCTGGACGGCACGTCCTGGTCGCCGGGGCCGGGCCGATCGGGCTCCTCGCCGTCGCGGGCGCCCGGTCCGGCGGTGCCAGCGAGGTGACCGCCACGGACATCCGCCCGGGCCCCCTGGAGCGAGCCCGCGCGGTGGGTGCCACGGAAACGATCGACGTCACGGCGCAGAAACTCGCCGCGGAATCCTTCGACATCGTCCTGGAGTGCTCGGGTGCGCCGTCATCGGTCAGTGCTGCGCTGCGTGCTGCGCGCCGCGGCGCCACCTATGTGCAGCTCGGCATGCTCCCCGATGCCGCTGTCCCCCTGAACCTCGCACCGATCGTCACCAAGGAACTGACTGCGCGTGGTGCCTTCCGGTTCCATCACGAGCTCGAGGACGCCATCGAACTGCTGGCGAGCACGCCGTCCATCGAGCAGGTCATCACACACGAGTTCCCGGCGGACCAGGCGCTGGCTGCCTTCGAGGCGGCGATGGATGCGGGCAGTTCCGGCAAGGTGGTCGTGACCTTCTAG
- a CDS encoding carbohydrate ABC transporter permease, which translates to MPWGRYLRVLAVLAVLGIAVFPLYWMFVTSLTTDRELFTSSPRLFPDFSLTGTYSEALTGPVPRWLLNSFLIAAGTCLVTLALAIPFAYGLSRFRFRGKVALVIGLFVTQMLPESLLVVPLFAIFRTFGLLDSLHGLVLVDTAFVLPIVVFVLKGAIDGIPREIEEAARVDGCRPLGILTRINVPLIAPSLAATAVIAFFSAWNEYVFALTFIFDRGLQPASVGLASFIGELSTPTQTVMAVAVMYTLPAVAFYLIAQRYIVTGMTAGSVKG; encoded by the coding sequence ATGCCCTGGGGCCGTTACCTCCGCGTGCTCGCGGTGCTCGCCGTGCTGGGCATCGCCGTGTTCCCGCTGTACTGGATGTTCGTCACGTCACTGACCACCGATCGTGAGCTGTTCACCAGCAGTCCACGGCTCTTCCCGGACTTCTCCCTCACCGGCACCTACAGCGAGGCCCTGACCGGGCCGGTTCCTCGCTGGTTGCTGAACTCCTTCCTCATTGCCGCCGGCACCTGCCTGGTCACTTTGGCCCTGGCGATTCCCTTCGCCTACGGACTCTCGCGATTCCGCTTCCGCGGCAAGGTCGCGCTGGTCATCGGACTGTTCGTGACGCAGATGTTGCCCGAGTCACTGCTGGTGGTGCCGCTCTTCGCCATCTTCCGCACCTTCGGCCTGCTGGACTCCCTGCACGGCCTGGTGCTGGTCGATACGGCCTTCGTCCTGCCGATCGTGGTCTTCGTCCTCAAGGGCGCCATCGACGGCATCCCGCGCGAGATCGAGGAGGCCGCCCGCGTCGACGGTTGCCGGCCGCTGGGCATCCTGACCCGGATCAACGTCCCCCTCATCGCGCCCTCACTGGCCGCGACCGCGGTGATCGCCTTCTTCAGCGCCTGGAACGAGTACGTCTTCGCCTTGACGTTCATCTTCGACCGTGGGCTGCAGCCCGCCTCGGTGGGCTTGGCCAGCTTCATCGGGGAGCTGAGCACGCCGACGCAGACGGTGATGGCTGTGGCGGTCATGTACACGCTGCCGGCCGTAGCCTTCTACCTCATCGCCCAGCGCTACATCGTCACCGGGATGACCGCCGGAAGTGTCAAGGGCTGA
- a CDS encoding carbohydrate ABC transporter permease: MTAIARSKRGQPHPAARGATGRRRSSPTGSSWTPWAFLAPGVLYLLIFQGYPLVEELLLSFSSTSLLNPHDREWVGLDNYRDIFASPDFRQTLSVTLVYTVTCVVGAVGSGLGVALLLNAKFRGRGIARALVAIPWAAPTVAVAVIATWMMNAQYGIVNRALEAVGLGVPSGNILDSADYALPAILATTIWQLFPFCSIVLLAALQAVPKEVKEAASMDGAGHLWTFRVATWPVIKPTVGLLTLLMTIWSIRRFELIWIMTKGGPLGSTETLVIDLYSSAFEHNDLGRAAAIGMVGVCISLAVVLIGQSMALRAEKKGGH; encoded by the coding sequence GTGACCGCCATCGCACGCAGCAAACGCGGGCAGCCCCACCCGGCAGCCCGTGGCGCCACGGGGCGCCGTCGCAGCAGCCCCACGGGTAGCTCCTGGACCCCCTGGGCCTTCCTGGCACCAGGAGTTCTCTACCTGCTGATCTTCCAGGGATACCCCTTGGTCGAGGAGCTTCTGCTCAGCTTCAGCAGCACCTCACTGCTCAACCCCCATGATCGGGAGTGGGTGGGGCTGGACAACTACCGGGACATCTTCGCCAGCCCGGACTTCCGCCAGACCCTCAGCGTCACTCTCGTCTACACCGTGACCTGTGTGGTCGGCGCCGTGGGATCGGGACTGGGCGTTGCGCTACTGCTGAACGCGAAGTTCCGGGGCCGAGGAATCGCCCGCGCGCTCGTGGCGATCCCGTGGGCCGCGCCCACCGTCGCCGTGGCGGTCATTGCCACCTGGATGATGAATGCGCAGTACGGCATCGTGAACCGCGCCCTCGAGGCCGTGGGCCTCGGGGTACCGAGCGGCAACATCCTCGACAGCGCCGACTACGCCCTGCCGGCCATCCTGGCCACCACGATCTGGCAGCTCTTCCCGTTCTGCTCGATCGTGCTGCTGGCGGCGCTGCAGGCGGTGCCGAAAGAGGTCAAAGAGGCGGCGAGCATGGACGGCGCCGGACACCTCTGGACCTTCCGGGTGGCCACGTGGCCGGTGATCAAGCCGACCGTGGGTCTGCTGACCCTGCTGATGACCATCTGGTCGATCCGGCGCTTCGAGTTGATCTGGATCATGACCAAGGGCGGCCCCCTGGGCAGCACGGAGACCCTGGTGATCGACCTGTACTCCAGCGCCTTCGAGCACAACGACCTCGGCCGGGCGGCCGCCATCGGCATGGTCGGCGTGTGCATCTCCCTGGCCGTCGTGCTCATCGGCCAGTCCATGGCGCTACGCGCCGAGAAGAAGGGGGGCCACTGA
- a CDS encoding ABC transporter substrate-binding protein: MTHRRVTLATAAAAAGALALAGCGTGASGSDEPVTLTFAAVTFTESGRGEALEAWVQGFNDSQDQVVIDPVGIPFASFSQTVFTQMSGGSGPDLLRFDQADFVQAASSGLLHPMDDILDVSQFPLIEGPDGYNFVDDTRYGVMFGASNYALIYNTDLVEEPPQSFEEFVDLAIELTQDGVYGHAFRHTKDEEPGMMQDLYNFVYGFGGAFSDGENLTINSPEVIDGLSAYQELYDAEVVPRGADAATYRRMFAEGLVAMNIDNGGVPGIVLGQNDDLNLAAAPNPFPVASQGGIIVPIGVNANSEHTEEAAIFLDWMLQEENQVALQEVMGAESVAIETTRSEEALAAAPYLQVFDDLTDSTQPQIVEGFEEQTPELRSIIVDQVLAALHGEMSMEEAMDRAQELGENLVGD, from the coding sequence ATGACACACCGTCGTGTCACCCTCGCCACCGCTGCCGCTGCTGCCGGCGCACTCGCCCTCGCCGGATGCGGCACCGGGGCCTCCGGCTCGGACGAGCCCGTCACCCTGACCTTCGCGGCTGTGACCTTCACCGAGTCCGGCCGAGGTGAAGCGCTGGAAGCCTGGGTCCAAGGCTTCAACGACAGCCAGGACCAGGTCGTCATCGACCCCGTCGGAATCCCCTTCGCGAGCTTCTCCCAGACCGTCTTCACTCAGATGTCCGGCGGAAGCGGACCGGATCTGCTCCGCTTCGACCAGGCCGACTTCGTCCAGGCGGCCTCCTCCGGGCTCCTGCACCCCATGGACGACATTCTCGACGTCTCGCAGTTCCCGCTCATCGAAGGGCCCGATGGCTACAACTTCGTGGACGACACCCGCTACGGCGTGATGTTCGGTGCCTCGAACTACGCGCTGATCTACAACACCGACCTCGTGGAGGAGCCTCCGCAGTCCTTCGAGGAGTTCGTCGATCTGGCCATCGAACTCACTCAGGACGGCGTCTACGGGCACGCGTTCCGGCACACCAAGGACGAAGAGCCCGGCATGATGCAGGACCTCTACAACTTCGTCTACGGCTTCGGCGGCGCGTTCTCCGACGGCGAGAACCTCACCATCAACTCTCCCGAGGTGATCGACGGACTCAGCGCCTACCAAGAGCTCTACGATGCCGAGGTGGTGCCGCGCGGCGCAGACGCCGCCACCTATCGCCGCATGTTCGCCGAGGGCCTGGTCGCCATGAACATCGACAACGGTGGCGTACCGGGCATCGTGCTGGGCCAGAACGACGACCTCAACCTCGCCGCCGCCCCGAACCCCTTCCCGGTGGCCAGCCAGGGCGGCATCATCGTGCCCATCGGGGTCAACGCCAACTCCGAGCACACCGAGGAAGCTGCGATCTTCCTGGACTGGATGCTCCAGGAGGAGAACCAGGTGGCACTCCAGGAGGTCATGGGTGCCGAGAGCGTGGCGATCGAGACCACGCGCAGCGAGGAGGCCCTCGCCGCAGCGCCCTACCTCCAGGTCTTCGATGACCTCACCGACTCCACGCAGCCCCAGATCGTCGAGGGCTTCGAGGAGCAGACCCCAGAGCTCCGCTCGATCATCGTCGACCAGGTCCTGGCCGCCCTCCACGGGGAGATGTCGATGGAGGAGGCCATGGACCGGGCCCAGGAGCTCGGCGAGAACCTCGTCGGCGACTGA